The DNA region CCGCGTCGTCGATGACCCGGGTCACCTCGTCCTCGTCGTACGGGACGGCCGGGTTGGCGCGCAGGGTCTCCATGGTGACCTCGGCGAGCACGAACCGGGCGGCCACGCGCTCCGCCGAGCTCTCGGCGGCGACGCCGGCGAGGTGGTCACCGGACTTGTCCTCGTTCGCCTTGGCCAGGAGCTCCTTGATGTCGCGGAACTCGTAGCGGTGGCCGAACAGGGTTGCGGCTAGCTGCATCGGCGAGCGCCCCCTCGGGTGACGGTGGTCTCAGTCATAGAACACCAGCGTCTTGATGGACAGGGGCACCGCACGTCCGTCGAGGATTGGCATCCCGATGTCGATGAAGTCGCCCTCACCCAGGCCGACCTGGTCGATGGCGATGAGCGGCAGCCCGGGCCGGCTGGCCTGGAGCGTCTGGCCGAGGACCTGCGCGTAGTCCTGCTGCAGGACGAGCACGAGCGGACGGTCGCCGGGCGTGGCGTCGTGGTACTCGGCGATCTCGGCCACGATGGACTGCAGCGAGGTGTAGCCGAGCTCGGCGGGCAGGTCGACGACGATCGCCGCCTGGGCGTCCGCGTCGAGGTCCCACCGGGCCGCCGCCTCTGTGACGGCCTCCGCGAACGACGGGCCGCCACCGCGACCCGGCATGGCCGGCCTCAGGACCGGGATGTTGCGCAGCGGCAGGAGCGAGGAGTCCACCCAGATCGTCGAGCCGCTCAGCGTCACGGTCTGGCCGGCCGCGCCGAGCACCGTGGCGCGCAGGGTCTCCGGTGGCTCGCGCACCGTCAGGGCGGCCAGCCGGGGGTTCCGGTGCAGGGCGTCTGCCAGCAACGGGCCGACGTCGCCGTATCGGGCGACATCCGCCGTCGTGCCGGCATCGGGCCGCTCGTAGTAGCAGGCACCGATGCCGCCGGTGAGGAACACCGACGTCGAGGCTTGCGCGTCGACGAGCGGAGGAGTCAGCTGGATCCCGGGCCCGACGGTGACCGCAACGCCCGTCACCAGGTCGACGACCATGTCCGCCATCGCGTCGCAGAAGCGGCGCAGGTCCTCCAGGCTCGCCCGGCTGCCGACCTGGAAGCCGAGCCGCAGCGAGTCGGCGATGGCGCGGCCGGGTGGCGCCACGCGCAGCACGGTGCCTGCGGCGTCGATCTCGAGCTGTCGCCCACCGACCGCGATGGCTGACGAGCCCAGATGACGACCCATCCGGAAGATCGCGGCGTTGGACGTGCCACCACCGATGTCGACGCTCGTGACCTGCTCGTAGTGGTCCGCCGACCAGCGCGCCGCGCCCGATCCGCGACCCGCGATCTGCGCCTCGGCGTTCGGCCCGGCGATCGTCACGACGAAGTCCCCGGCGTCGCTGGACAGGGCCTGCAGGATCGCCTCGGCGTTCTTCGTCCGGGCCGTCTCGCCGGTGACGATCACCGCGCCGGTCTCGATCGAGCCGGGGGAGACGCCGGCGCGGGCGTACTCGCCGCTGACCAGCTCGGCCAGAGCTCGGGCGTCCACCTCGTCCGGCCCGGTCAGGGGCGTGAGGTGCACCTCGCCGCGGTGCACGACGGACTTCTCGTCGACCTGGATCCGCGGTACCTGGCCCGGCCTCGCGACGTCGTGCAGCACCAGGCGTGAGAAGACGACCTGGGTGGTGGTGGTCCCGACGTCGATCCCGACGCTCAGAACCTCCCGCTGCGGACCGGGCATCGAGGCCGTCAGCTCTTGCGGAACGTGACGGTGCCGTCGACCTCGAGGGAGTCGAGGATACCCACGATGATCGCGTCGACCGGCTGGTCGGTGGTGGTCGACGTCTCGCGCGCACCGCTGCCCTCGGCGAGCAGGACGAGCTCGCCCGAGCCGGCACCGACCACATCGACCGCCACGAACGCCGGGCCGGTCACCTCGTTCCTCTCGTCCGCCTCCCGGACGACGAGGAGCTTGTGGCCGACGAGGCTGGGGGCCTTGACCGTCGCGACTGCGGATCCGATGACCCTGGCGATGCGCATTGCTTCCTCCGTGGTGCCGGCGCCCGGACTACCCGGACGCCGGCCTCGGTGCAACAGGTGCTGGCCGACGTGCGCCGGGCCGGTGTGCGCCGGCCCGACGTCAGCCGGCTCAGTGGAGCTCGGACTCCGCAGACTCGATGAGCGCGAACTCCTCCTCCGGCGCCGTCGCCACGATGTGGTGCCGGCTGAACAGGCCGAAGTAGGCGATCGCGACGGCGTACACCGCGGCGGTGATGACGACCACCCTGGTGTCCACCAGGAAGCCGGCGACCAGGGCGACGAGCGCCAGCACCAACGCGATGCTCGTCGTGACGATGCCGCCGGGGGTCCGGTAGGGCCGAACCAGGTCCGGCTCCTTGATCCGCAGGATGATGTGCGACG from Cellulomonas sp. KRMCY2 includes:
- a CDS encoding ethanolamine ammonia-lyase reactivating factor EutA, producing MPGPQREVLSVGIDVGTTTTQVVFSRLVLHDVARPGQVPRIQVDEKSVVHRGEVHLTPLTGPDEVDARALAELVSGEYARAGVSPGSIETGAVIVTGETARTKNAEAILQALSSDAGDFVVTIAGPNAEAQIAGRGSGAARWSADHYEQVTSVDIGGGTSNAAIFRMGRHLGSSAIAVGGRQLEIDAAGTVLRVAPPGRAIADSLRLGFQVGSRASLEDLRRFCDAMADMVVDLVTGVAVTVGPGIQLTPPLVDAQASTSVFLTGGIGACYYERPDAGTTADVARYGDVGPLLADALHRNPRLAALTVREPPETLRATVLGAAGQTVTLSGSTIWVDSSLLPLRNIPVLRPAMPGRGGGPSFAEAVTEAAARWDLDADAQAAIVVDLPAELGYTSLQSIVAEIAEYHDATPGDRPLVLVLQQDYAQVLGQTLQASRPGLPLIAIDQVGLGEGDFIDIGMPILDGRAVPLSIKTLVFYD
- a CDS encoding EutN/CcmL family microcompartment protein, with amino-acid sequence MRIARVIGSAVATVKAPSLVGHKLLVVREADERNEVTGPAFVAVDVVGAGSGELVLLAEGSGARETSTTTDQPVDAIIVGILDSLEVDGTVTFRKS